In Chlorogloeopsis sp. ULAP01, a genomic segment contains:
- a CDS encoding cytochrome c peroxidase codes for MKWRRSLAYIIICVLSFLLAIGLSQLLSMNNRATATKPTATYTWNIPAWMPKPIVPADNPMSDEKVELGRHLFYEQRLSVTGEFSCASCHIQAKAFTDGKTVAVGATGEKHPRNSMSLANIAYNSYHFTF; via the coding sequence ATGAAGTGGCGGCGATCGCTAGCTTACATAATTATTTGTGTTCTATCGTTTCTGTTGGCGATCGGCTTGAGTCAGTTGTTGTCCATGAATAACAGGGCAACTGCTACAAAGCCAACTGCCACTTACACCTGGAACATTCCTGCTTGGATGCCCAAGCCTATAGTTCCAGCAGACAATCCTATGAGTGATGAAAAAGTCGAGCTGGGAAGACACTTGTTTTATGAACAGCGCTTATCTGTTACAGGAGAATTTTCCTGCGCTTCCTGTCACATCCAAGCCAAAGCATTTACTGACGGTAAAACCGTAGCAGTTGGTGCAACTGGAGAAAAGCACCCACGTAATTCTATGAGTCTGGCCAATATCGCCTACAATTCATACCATTTCACTTTTTGA